A window from uncultured Desulfobacter sp. encodes these proteins:
- the menD gene encoding 2-succinyl-5-enolpyruvyl-6-hydroxy-3-cyclohexene-1-carboxylic-acid synthase — protein sequence MMISTKIHVQQLAALLVRKKISDVVLCPGSRNGPLIHTLAGCGQFDCRVIVDERSAGYFALGIALAKKRPVVLVCSSGTASVNFAPAVAEAYYQNIPLVVVTADRPAYWIDQLENQCIRQTDLYRNFIRQSCELPLDESDTQLWSGACLINDILNSAVSGRPGPVHINIPLEEPLHRTVDAPLPDVKVVEQTGTRMALDDNALAGAAEEIERADKILVLAAQGYANAELDRALALFAAKTGALVAAEHLGNRQIPSDCCCTRPELVLGSISPADAAVFQPDLLITFGRHFVSKRIRQYLREYKPDRHIHVDAGGGHMDTYQALTRVCAMAPEQFFEQMAGVQVKKTSGAYVRAWKDREMKGAHIFKNYLDQAPFSDFRVCADVLNAVPKDSIVHLGNSSTVRYAVLNPGIPGVTWLGNRGTSGIDGSVSTAVGFASCSAKINTLILGDLSFFYDSNGLWNKYLGANFRVILLNNGGGNIFSFVEDLAGRTGAANQQVFETCFFAGHTAKAKGLASAFGLDYLQADSGSSLDKALEKLYNPDRSVPTLLEVFTDASTNTHVFKGLFIKIKNARTNSA from the coding sequence ATGATGATTTCAACCAAAATTCATGTGCAGCAGCTTGCAGCGCTGCTGGTTCGCAAGAAAATTTCTGATGTTGTGCTGTGCCCCGGGTCCAGAAACGGGCCGTTGATTCATACCCTGGCAGGGTGCGGGCAGTTTGACTGCCGGGTGATTGTGGATGAGCGCAGTGCGGGTTACTTTGCTTTGGGGATTGCCCTGGCAAAGAAAAGACCGGTTGTGCTTGTGTGCAGTTCCGGTACGGCTTCCGTTAATTTTGCTCCGGCCGTGGCCGAGGCCTATTACCAGAATATTCCTCTGGTGGTGGTGACAGCGGACCGGCCGGCCTACTGGATTGACCAGCTGGAAAACCAGTGCATCCGTCAAACCGATCTATACCGTAATTTTATCAGGCAGTCGTGTGAATTGCCCCTGGATGAGTCGGACACGCAATTGTGGTCCGGCGCCTGTCTGATTAATGATATCCTTAATTCAGCCGTGTCCGGCAGGCCGGGGCCTGTGCATATCAATATCCCCCTGGAAGAGCCTTTGCATCGGACAGTGGATGCGCCGCTGCCGGATGTCAAGGTCGTTGAGCAGACCGGGACGCGGATGGCGCTTGATGACAATGCGTTGGCCGGGGCGGCCGAAGAGATTGAGCGGGCTGATAAAATACTTGTGCTGGCGGCTCAGGGCTATGCCAATGCAGAACTTGACCGTGCCCTGGCCCTGTTTGCGGCAAAAACCGGTGCCCTGGTTGCCGCGGAACACCTGGGCAATCGGCAGATCCCTTCGGATTGCTGCTGTACCCGTCCCGAGCTTGTGCTTGGGTCCATATCCCCGGCGGATGCCGCCGTGTTCCAGCCTGATCTGCTCATTACATTCGGCAGGCATTTCGTCTCCAAACGCATCCGGCAATATTTAAGGGAATACAAACCGGACCGGCACATTCATGTGGATGCCGGCGGCGGGCACATGGACACCTACCAGGCGCTGACCCGGGTATGTGCCATGGCTCCGGAACAGTTTTTTGAGCAGATGGCCGGGGTTCAGGTCAAAAAAACATCCGGGGCGTATGTCCGGGCCTGGAAAGACCGGGAGATGAAGGGGGCGCATATTTTTAAAAATTATCTGGATCAGGCGCCTTTCAGTGATTTCAGGGTGTGCGCCGATGTATTGAATGCTGTGCCCAAGGATTCAATCGTACACCTGGGTAACAGTTCCACGGTTAGATATGCCGTATTAAATCCCGGTATCCCAGGCGTTACATGGCTTGGCAACCGGGGAACCAGCGGCATTGACGGGTCTGTTTCAACGGCGGTGGGGTTTGCTTCATGCAGTGCTAAAATAAATACTCTTATCCTGGGCGACCTCTCTTTTTTCTACGATTCCAATGGATTGTGGAATAAATACCTGGGGGCGAACTTCAGGGTAATTTTGCTCAATAACGGCGGCGGCAATATTTTCAGTTTTGTGGAAGACCTTGCCGGGCGCACCGGGGCGGCCAATCAACAGGTGTTTGAAACTTGTTTTTTTGCAGGGCACACGGCAAAGGCCAAAGGTCTTGCATCGGCATTCGGCCTTGACTATCTGCAGGCCGATTCCGGTTCCTCGTTGGACAAGGCCCTTGAAAAACTCTATAATCCTGACCGGTCTGTTCCCACCCTTTTAGAGGTGTTTACGGATGCCTCGACCAACACCCATGTATTTAAAGGATTATTTATAAAAATTAAAAATGCACGAACCAATAGTGCCTGA
- the ybaK gene encoding Cys-tRNA(Pro) deacylase, which translates to MTPAIDTAKKAKVDFKLHEYSHDPRAASYGQEAAEKLGVDPDQVFKTLVVAMNGKDLGVAVLPVSCQLNLKLFAKAMGVKKAAMADQKQVEKTTGYILGGVSPIGQKKRLPTVIHDAAKNFKTMFVSAGKRGLDIELAPDDLVKLTRGKFDRICE; encoded by the coding sequence ATGACACCAGCCATTGATACAGCCAAAAAGGCAAAAGTTGATTTTAAACTTCATGAATACAGCCATGACCCCAGGGCCGCGTCCTATGGGCAGGAGGCGGCTGAAAAACTTGGGGTTGACCCGGATCAGGTGTTCAAAACCCTGGTGGTGGCAATGAACGGCAAGGATCTCGGTGTTGCGGTTCTGCCGGTGTCATGCCAGTTGAATTTAAAATTGTTTGCCAAGGCCATGGGGGTAAAAAAAGCGGCCATGGCAGACCAAAAGCAAGTGGAAAAGACCACCGGCTATATCCTGGGCGGTGTCAGTCCCATCGGACAGAAGAAAAGATTGCCGACGGTGATTCATGATGCGGCAAAAAATTTTAAGACAATGTTTGTCAGTGCCGGGAAACGGGGGCTTGACATTGAACTGGCACCGGACGATCTGGTCAAGCTGACCCGGGGAAAATTTGACCGGATCTGCGAATAA
- a CDS encoding chorismate-binding protein, which translates to MNTVTQFSCLIDNLIEKNTAFACWFQPSSDSPQLIAGSPDDIIFKESVQQLSRVRGFVFAPFDISDYSPVIVLQPAVHLKGYSQIQAFDPESLTASPLLQKEKNPCISTHFDDYLACVNQAIEQIHTAKFSKVIVSRRICKEKKSESMGRLFLDMHDKNPGVFVFVVNLPKAGLWMGATPELLFRSDGRHAQTVSLAATQPRRPDGQYCWFTKEIEEQAFVSRYTVDVLHRFGFSGYQTKGPQDLETATVAHLKTSFFFSGEHIKDRLGEFVGQLCPTPAVCGLPKAEAACFIQEFEPHERRYYTGFLGPWRLEQSGTDVYVNLRSMEIEESQYVLYTGGGITARSNPEQEWEETTQKSRTLLNAIEALQEQA; encoded by the coding sequence ATGAACACCGTTACACAGTTTAGTTGTCTGATTGATAATCTTATAGAGAAAAATACAGCATTTGCCTGCTGGTTCCAACCTTCCAGTGACAGTCCGCAGCTGATCGCAGGGTCGCCGGATGACATTATCTTCAAGGAAAGTGTGCAGCAGTTAAGCCGGGTCCGGGGGTTTGTGTTTGCCCCGTTTGACATATCGGATTATTCTCCGGTCATTGTGCTGCAGCCGGCCGTACACCTGAAAGGCTACAGTCAGATCCAGGCATTTGACCCGGAAAGTCTGACAGCTTCCCCGTTGCTTCAAAAAGAAAAAAATCCGTGCATCTCCACCCATTTTGATGATTACCTGGCCTGCGTCAACCAGGCCATTGAACAGATCCATACGGCAAAGTTTTCCAAGGTCATTGTCTCCAGGCGCATCTGCAAAGAGAAGAAAAGTGAATCCATGGGCCGGTTGTTTCTGGATATGCATGACAAAAATCCTGGGGTATTTGTCTTTGTGGTCAATCTGCCCAAGGCGGGACTCTGGATGGGGGCTACCCCCGAACTGTTGTTCCGGTCCGACGGCCGGCATGCCCAGACGGTGTCCCTGGCCGCCACCCAGCCCCGGCGGCCCGATGGCCAGTACTGCTGGTTTACCAAGGAGATTGAAGAGCAGGCCTTTGTCTCCAGGTATACGGTGGATGTGCTGCATCGGTTCGGGTTTTCAGGCTATCAGACCAAGGGCCCCCAGGACCTTGAAACCGCCACTGTGGCCCATTTGAAGACTTCTTTCTTTTTCTCCGGGGAACATATTAAAGACCGGCTTGGGGAATTTGTCGGGCAGCTTTGCCCAACCCCAGCGGTGTGCGGGTTGCCCAAGGCCGAGGCGGCTTGTTTTATCCAGGAATTTGAACCCCATGAACGGCGCTATTATACCGGGTTCCTGGGGCCCTGGCGTTTAGAACAAAGCGGCACCGATGTGTATGTGAATCTGCGCAGCATGGAAATTGAAGAGAGCCAGTATGTGCTTTACACGGGTGGCGGCATCACAGCCCGGTCCAACCCGGAGCAGGAGTGGGAAGAGACCACGCAAAAGTCCAGAACACTTTTAAACGCCATTGAGGCGTTGCAGGAACAGGCATGA
- a CDS encoding DUF4405 domain-containing protein: MNKKDLKRVVDSALWFLFCFILGTGLMLHYRLVPGFQGGAGVNFFWISRHGWGNIHFWASCLFVACLSVHLYLNVKTIKLIVADKSNRKAAVLLGIGIFVVMFFLLFPVFHGQSGYGNGNYHRGQQFRQLFR; encoded by the coding sequence ATGAATAAAAAAGATTTGAAACGTGTTGTTGATTCGGCGTTATGGTTTTTATTCTGTTTTATCCTGGGAACCGGGTTAATGCTCCATTACAGGCTTGTGCCCGGATTTCAGGGGGGTGCCGGTGTTAACTTTTTCTGGATATCCCGCCATGGATGGGGGAATATTCATTTCTGGGCGTCCTGTCTGTTTGTCGCTTGTTTAAGTGTTCATCTCTATTTGAACGTTAAAACCATTAAATTGATTGTTGCAGATAAGTCGAACCGCAAGGCTGCGGTGCTGTTGGGCATCGGCATTTTTGTGGTGATGTTTTTTCTATTGTTTCCCGTATTTCATGGACAAAGCGGGTATGGGAACGGGAACTATCACCGGGGGCAGCAGTTCCGGCAATTGTTTCGATAA
- the menB gene encoding 1,4-dihydroxy-2-naphthoyl-CoA synthase, producing MTEKRQWETIKEFEDIFFEYYEGIGKITINRERYRNAFRPTTVHEISESLRICREDQRINVIVLTGAGDVAFCAGGDQTVKGEGGYIDKDGTPRLNILEVQKQIRSMPKPVIAMVNGFAIGGGHVLHVVCDITIASENAIFGQTGPKVGSFDAGLGSSYLASTIGQKKAREIWFMCRQYSAAEALEMGLVNHVVPLEQLEDETVAWAMKMQEHSPLALRMIKLGLNAELDGQVGLQEFAGNATLLYYLTQEAQEGKNAFLEKRKPDFKKFPKFP from the coding sequence ATGACAGAAAAACGCCAGTGGGAAACCATCAAAGAGTTTGAGGATATCTTTTTTGAATATTATGAGGGCATCGGCAAGATAACCATCAACCGTGAACGCTACCGCAATGCCTTTCGGCCCACCACCGTCCATGAGATCAGCGAATCTTTGCGCATCTGCAGGGAGGATCAGCGTATCAATGTGATTGTCCTGACCGGGGCGGGTGATGTCGCTTTTTGCGCCGGCGGTGACCAGACGGTGAAAGGGGAGGGCGGTTATATTGACAAGGACGGCACTCCGCGGCTCAATATCCTGGAAGTTCAAAAACAGATCCGGTCCATGCCCAAGCCTGTGATTGCCATGGTTAACGGCTTTGCCATCGGCGGCGGCCATGTGCTGCATGTGGTGTGTGACATCACCATCGCCAGTGAAAACGCCATCTTTGGCCAGACCGGTCCCAAGGTGGGCAGTTTTGACGCCGGTCTCGGCTCATCCTATCTGGCCAGCACCATCGGGCAGAAAAAGGCCCGGGAGATCTGGTTCATGTGTCGTCAGTATTCGGCGGCTGAAGCCCTGGAGATGGGGCTGGTTAACCATGTGGTGCCCCTGGAACAGCTTGAGGATGAAACGGTTGCCTGGGCCATGAAGATGCAGGAGCACAGCCCCTTGGCCCTGCGTATGATCAAGCTGGGGCTTAACGCCGAGCTTGACGGTCAGGTGGGGCTCCAGGAGTTTGCCGGTAATGCAACACTTTTATATTACCTGACCCAGGAGGCCCAGGAGGGCAAAAACGCTTTCCTTGAAAAAAGAAAGCCTGATTTTAAAAAATTCCCGAAATTTCCTTAA